From a region of the uncultured Draconibacterium sp. genome:
- the dnaK gene encoding molecular chaperone DnaK — MGKIIGIDLGTTNSCVSVMEGNEPVVIPNSEGKRTTPSIVAFVENGERKVGDPAKRQAITNPTKTIFSIKRFMGETFDQVSKEVNRVPYKVVKGDNNTPRVEIDDRKYSPQEISAMTLQKMKKTAEDYLGQEVTEAVITVPAYFSDSQRQATKEAGEIAGLTVRRIINEPTAASLAYGLDKMDKDMKIAVFDLGGGTFDISILELGDGVFEVKSTDGDTHLGGDDFDQVIIDWLADEFENEEGIDLRKDPMALQRLKEAAEKAKIELSSSSQTEINLPYIMPVNGIPKHLVKTLSRSKFEQLADTLINAIIEPCRKALKNAGMSASDVDEVILVGGSTRIPAIQEKVKEFFGKEASKGVNPDEVVAIGAAIQGGVLTGEVKDVLLLDVTPLSLGIETMGGVMTKLIESNTTIPTKKSETFTTAADNQPSVEIHVLQGERPIASGNKTIGRFHLDGIPPAPRGVPQVEVTFDIDANGILHVHAKDKATGKSQSIRIEASSGLSDDEINRMKSEAEANAEADKKVKETADKINQADSLIFQTEKQLKEYGDKLPADKKGPIEDALKKLKEAHASKDLAAIDAAMNELNTVFQAASQEMYNASQAQGGAEGPQGGPQADPNAGAQGGDSKGDDGEVTDVDFEEVK, encoded by the coding sequence ATGGGAAAAATTATCGGAATTGACTTAGGAACCACAAACTCTTGTGTTTCTGTAATGGAAGGTAACGAGCCTGTAGTTATCCCTAACAGCGAGGGAAAACGTACAACACCTTCAATCGTTGCTTTCGTAGAAAACGGAGAACGCAAAGTTGGTGATCCTGCAAAACGTCAGGCAATCACTAACCCAACCAAAACAATCTTCTCGATTAAACGATTTATGGGAGAAACTTTTGATCAGGTATCAAAAGAAGTAAACCGTGTGCCTTATAAAGTAGTTAAAGGCGACAACAACACACCACGTGTTGAAATCGATGACAGAAAATATTCGCCACAGGAAATCTCGGCAATGACACTTCAGAAAATGAAGAAAACAGCTGAGGATTATCTTGGACAAGAAGTAACAGAAGCAGTAATTACTGTTCCTGCATACTTTAGCGATTCACAACGTCAGGCAACAAAAGAAGCCGGTGAGATTGCAGGTTTAACAGTGCGTCGTATCATTAACGAACCTACTGCTGCATCGTTGGCTTACGGTTTGGATAAGATGGACAAAGACATGAAAATCGCGGTATTCGACCTTGGTGGTGGTACTTTCGATATTTCTATTCTGGAGCTGGGTGACGGTGTTTTCGAAGTAAAATCAACCGACGGTGATACTCACCTTGGTGGTGATGATTTCGACCAGGTAATTATCGACTGGTTGGCCGACGAGTTTGAAAACGAAGAAGGCATTGACCTGCGCAAAGATCCAATGGCATTGCAACGTTTGAAAGAAGCTGCTGAGAAAGCAAAAATCGAATTGTCGAGCTCTTCTCAAACCGAGATTAATCTTCCATACATTATGCCGGTTAACGGTATCCCAAAACACCTGGTAAAAACATTGTCTCGTTCAAAATTCGAGCAGTTGGCTGATACTTTGATTAACGCAATAATAGAACCTTGTCGTAAGGCATTGAAAAATGCAGGAATGTCGGCAAGCGATGTTGACGAAGTAATTCTAGTAGGTGGATCAACACGTATTCCTGCTATCCAGGAAAAAGTAAAAGAGTTCTTTGGTAAAGAAGCTTCAAAAGGTGTAAATCCTGACGAGGTGGTTGCAATTGGTGCAGCTATTCAGGGTGGTGTTTTAACAGGTGAAGTAAAAGACGTTCTTCTGCTTGACGTAACTCCGCTTTCATTAGGTATTGAAACCATGGGAGGTGTAATGACCAAGTTGATTGAGTCGAATACAACTATTCCGACTAAAAAATCGGAAACATTTACTACCGCTGCCGACAATCAGCCTTCTGTAGAAATTCATGTTCTGCAAGGTGAGCGTCCAATTGCATCGGGTAACAAAACTATTGGTCGTTTCCACTTGGATGGAATTCCACCGGCACCACGCGGTGTACCACAAGTTGAAGTAACTTTCGATATTGATGCTAACGGTATTTTGCATGTACATGCTAAAGATAAGGCAACAGGTAAATCGCAGTCGATTCGTATCGAGGCTTCTTCAGGTCTTTCGGATGATGAGATTAACCGCATGAAATCGGAAGCTGAAGCAAATGCAGAAGCTGATAAAAAAGTAAAAGAAACCGCTGATAAAATCAACCAGGCTGACAGTTTGATATTCCAGACTGAGAAGCAGTTGAAAGAGTATGGTGACAAATTGCCTGCTGACAAAAAAGGCCCGATTGAAGATGCATTGAAAAAATTGAAAGAAGCACATGCTTCAAAAGATTTGGCTGCAATTGATGCTGCAATGAATGAGTTAAACACTGTATTCCAGGCAGCTTCGCAGGAAATGTACAACGCTTCGCAAGCACAAGGTGGTGCTGAAGGACCTCAGGGAGGACCACAAGCCGATCCGAATGCAGGAGCACAAGGTGGTGATTCAAAAGGAGACGACGGCGAAGTAACCGATGTTGACTTTGAAGAAGTGAAATAG